A section of the Nitrospirota bacterium genome encodes:
- a CDS encoding sigma-54 dependent transcriptional regulator yields the protein MRAKILIVDDDRDILLGLENRITWMGHEPVTADNGTDALRLIEQGEFDLVLLDLELPFLSGLDILERVRANTHNEQRTERAISTTYTTPLIVILTAFGTIERAVHAMQLGAFDFLAKPFSADHLTVVVQKALTTVALQRQVDVLRQEVDDRYEHLVGANAKMAVQLRIAKQASTSDVTVLLLGETGTGKEVVARAIHRWSPRRSKPFVAVNCASLPEQLLENELFGHEKGSFTGAVKREPGKIEVAEGGTVFLDEIGDMPLLLQSRLLRVLQDQTFYRVGGTQPVHTNVRFIAATNNDIRRAIQQGTFREDLYYRLAVISVTLTPLRERLDDIPALAQHFLNRGVRMGMHRPCTLSDQSLQALQQYQWPGNVRELENVLTRALILCPEDILMPACLHLSDAPFPSATDAETGTPLRLYHESVEAYSRKIIEAALRRNGWNQTRAAEELGLQRTYLTKLLRQKDIPGRAPTGPASSSVDDTPRQDSRYP from the coding sequence ATGCGCGCCAAAATCCTAATCGTCGACGACGATCGCGATATTCTTCTCGGACTCGAGAATCGTATCACCTGGATGGGGCACGAGCCTGTCACAGCCGACAACGGCACGGACGCGTTGCGGCTGATCGAGCAGGGAGAATTCGATCTTGTCCTCCTGGATCTGGAGCTGCCGTTCCTCTCGGGTCTGGACATCCTAGAGCGGGTAAGAGCCAATACGCACAACGAGCAACGGACCGAACGGGCCATCAGCACCACCTACACCACACCGCTCATCGTCATCCTGACCGCCTTCGGCACCATCGAGCGTGCCGTGCATGCCATGCAACTCGGCGCATTCGACTTCCTGGCAAAACCGTTCAGCGCCGACCATTTGACGGTTGTCGTGCAAAAAGCCCTCACCACCGTGGCACTGCAACGTCAAGTCGATGTGCTTCGTCAAGAAGTCGACGATCGTTATGAGCATCTCGTCGGGGCCAACGCCAAGATGGCCGTCCAACTCAGGATCGCCAAACAAGCGTCCACGTCCGACGTGACCGTCCTCCTGCTCGGAGAAACCGGAACGGGAAAGGAAGTCGTCGCCCGCGCCATTCATCGATGGAGCCCGCGCCGTTCCAAACCATTTGTGGCGGTCAATTGTGCGTCCCTGCCGGAACAACTCCTCGAGAACGAACTATTCGGACACGAAAAGGGGTCCTTCACCGGGGCGGTCAAACGAGAACCGGGAAAAATCGAAGTCGCAGAAGGCGGGACGGTGTTTCTCGATGAAATCGGAGATATGCCGCTGCTCTTGCAAAGCCGCCTCCTGCGGGTCCTCCAGGATCAAACGTTCTATCGTGTGGGTGGAACGCAGCCGGTTCACACCAATGTGCGGTTCATCGCGGCCACGAATAACGATATTCGTCGCGCGATCCAACAAGGCACATTCCGTGAAGATCTCTACTATCGACTAGCCGTGATCTCCGTCACCCTCACGCCCCTGCGTGAACGACTGGACGATATCCCGGCACTCGCCCAGCATTTTCTCAATCGCGGGGTCAGAATGGGGATGCACCGCCCCTGTACCCTCAGTGACCAATCCCTACAGGCATTGCAACAGTATCAATGGCCCGGCAATGTCCGCGAGTTGGAGAATGTGCTGACACGCGCCCTCATCTTATGCCCCGAGGATATCCTGATGCCCGCATGCCTGCATCTATCAGATGCGCCGTTCCCCTCGGCAACCGATGCCGAAACAGGCACACCGCTCCGCCTCTATCATGAAAGCGTGGAAGCCTATAGTCGGAAAATCATCGAAGCCGCGCTACGCAGGAATGGGTGGAACCAAACCAGAGCCGCCGAAGAGCTTGGCCTTCAACGAACCTACCTGACAAAACTGCTCCGGCAGAAAGACATACCAGGCAGAGCCCCTACGGGACCAGCCTCATCATCCGTGGACGATACACCGAGACAGGATTCTCGATACCCGTGA
- a CDS encoding Hpt domain-containing protein: protein MDTNAVFNLSEALNRVDGDQELLIFLAGLFVQESTKEASAARAALGRQDQAGLVAASHKLKGSVLEICAPRLYESARRLEELGRQGAFAEASAVCTDVDIRLAEVHAALRDLIAGGCPS from the coding sequence ATGGATACGAATGCAGTGTTCAATCTATCCGAGGCCTTGAACCGGGTGGATGGAGACCAGGAATTGCTCATCTTCTTAGCCGGACTTTTTGTGCAGGAAAGCACGAAGGAGGCCTCGGCCGCTCGTGCGGCGTTGGGGCGGCAGGACCAAGCCGGACTGGTGGCCGCGTCGCATAAACTGAAGGGATCGGTGCTGGAGATATGCGCGCCGCGTCTGTACGAGAGCGCCAGGCGGTTGGAAGAGTTAGGCCGGCAAGGGGCGTTTGCTGAGGCCTCGGCGGTCTGCACGGATGTCGACATACGCTTGGCCGAGGTGCATGCTGCGCTTCGGGATTTGATCGCCGGAGGATGCCCATCATGA
- a CDS encoding pentapeptide repeat-containing protein yields the protein MDANNPARTKLRSPNDPMYLLLREGCITEFNAKKASGEKVDLRGCDLRDLDLRGLDTDGLDFTDCYFRQSDLRSIDFRNARLDGASINAAKISGVYFPPELTASEIELSLLHGTRMRYHSDK from the coding sequence ATGGACGCGAATAATCCAGCCCGTACTAAACTGCGCAGTCCCAATGACCCGATGTATCTCCTGCTTCGCGAAGGCTGCATCACTGAATTCAATGCCAAAAAAGCCTCGGGAGAGAAGGTCGATCTGCGGGGGTGCGATCTGCGAGATCTGGATCTCCGAGGGTTGGATACCGATGGGTTGGATTTCACCGACTGTTACTTCCGTCAGTCGGACCTGCGCAGCATCGATTTTCGAAATGCCAGGCTTGATGGCGCCAGCATCAACGCCGCAAAGATTTCAGGCGTCTACTTTCCGCCAGAACTGACCGCCAGTGAGATCGAACTCTCTCTCCTCCACGGCACCCGCATGCGCTACCACTCGGACAAGTAA
- a CDS encoding response regulator, with the protein MTATPSRTLLVVADNPDTQTVILEHARAKGHSVIAATTPALGLTTFDMTQPDIVIMDLFLPDQEGMTLVKQIRERRPTCPVVLLTDAGHDDSTMEGLRAGALDYMQQPIHEEAFAQVLQRAIHSLPASVDDAPGVERLEYVLVMGPDTNYVESTVTWLIQGTAMGLMEARQLHLRAALQELVMNAVEHGCLELRYRDKIEAMAKDQYDALIQQRRQDVRFRDRRVTIRAIYDKREQTLTYQIADDGKGFNWKSRGNLRLDACPTGDASGRGIFLTQSFFPDLRYNEKGNEVTFAVRLG; encoded by the coding sequence ATGACCGCCACACCGTCGCGTACGTTACTTGTTGTGGCAGACAACCCCGATACCCAGACGGTGATTCTGGAGCATGCGCGGGCGAAGGGTCATTCGGTGATCGCTGCGACGACCCCGGCACTTGGCTTGACGACGTTCGACATGACGCAGCCCGATATCGTGATTATGGACCTTTTTCTGCCGGATCAGGAGGGGATGACGCTGGTGAAGCAGATTCGTGAGCGCCGTCCGACCTGCCCCGTCGTGCTTCTCACCGACGCAGGTCATGATGACTCGACGATGGAGGGGTTGCGCGCCGGCGCCCTGGATTATATGCAGCAACCGATTCATGAGGAGGCCTTTGCGCAGGTCTTGCAGCGGGCGATTCATTCGCTGCCTGCCTCTGTGGACGATGCGCCGGGCGTCGAACGGCTGGAGTATGTGCTGGTCATGGGTCCCGACACGAATTACGTCGAGAGTACGGTCACCTGGCTCATTCAAGGGACGGCGATGGGGCTGATGGAGGCACGGCAACTCCATCTTCGAGCCGCATTGCAAGAGCTCGTGATGAATGCGGTCGAACATGGCTGCCTCGAACTTCGGTATCGCGACAAGATTGAGGCGATGGCGAAAGACCAATATGACGCGTTGATTCAGCAACGCCGGCAGGACGTCCGTTTCCGAGACCGGCGGGTCACGATCCGTGCGATCTACGACAAGCGGGAACAGACGTTGACGTACCAGATTGCCGATGATGGAAAGGGATTCAATTGGAAGTCGCGTGGGAACCTTCGTCTTGATGCCTGTCCGACAGGGGATGCCAGCGGGCGCGGCATCTTCCTCACGCAGTCGTTCTTCCCCGACCTTCGTTATAACGAGAAGGGTAATGAGGTCACGTTCGCGGTTCGCCTGGGATGA